The proteins below come from a single Neospora caninum Liverpool complete genome, chromosome IX genomic window:
- a CDS encoding high mobility group protein, related: MAPKKTIVKKTKAKKDPNAPKRPLSAFIFFSKDKREEIIRKNPELKSKLAEVGKMVGEAWGKLSDAQKKPYESKAVADKARYEREMIAYKKGGK, translated from the coding sequence ATGGCGCCCAAGAAGACGATAGTGAAAAAGAccaaggcgaagaaggaccCCAATGCGCCGAAGCGGCCACTGAGTGCCTTCATTTTCTTCTCCAAGGACAAGCGGGAAGAGATCATTCGCAAGAACCCGGAGCTCAAATCCAAGCTCGCTGAGGTTGGGAAGATGGTCGGGGAAGCGTGGGGGAAACTCTCAGACGCGCAGAAGAAGCCGTACGAGTCCAAGGCGGTCGCAGACAAGGCACGATACGAGAGGGAAATGATCGCCTACAAGAAGGGTGGCAAGTAA